The window CAGTCCGTTCAGTCCGGAGAAGCACGTTCCAGCGCCATCATGGCAGCAGGAACGCTCGTTTCCCGGTTCCTTGGCTTCGCCAAAACCTGGATGCTCGGCGCCGCACTCGGCCTGGGTTCCACCATCAATGACACGTTCATTAACGCGAACAACCTGCCCAACCTGATCTTCCTGCTGGTGGCCGGCGGCGTGTTCAACGCAGTCCTGGTCCCGCAGATCATCAAGGCAAGCAAGGCACCCGACCGTGGTGCGGACTACATCAGCCGCCTGCTGACCCTCGCAGTCCTGGTGCTGCTGGCGTTGACCGCGCTGGTGACACTCGCGGCGCCGCTGGTCATCGACCTCACAACACAGGGCTATTCCGAGCAACAAAAAGCCTTGGCGGTCACCTTCGCTTTCTGGTGCCTGCCGCAGATCTTCTTCTACGGGCTCTACGCCCTCCTTACCCAGGTGCTGAACGCCCACGGAGCGTTCGGCCCCGCCATGTGGGCTCCCATCCTCAACAACCTAGTGGCTATCACAGGCCTGGGGATGTTCATCTGGATTCTGGGCGAGAACATCTACAACCCGCATACTTTGGACAACTGGGGCCCCACCCAGACCCTCCTCATTGCCGGTTTCTCCACATTTGGTGTGGTGGCGCAGACCGCCATCCTGCTGATTCCCGTCTTCCGCTTGCGCCTTGGGCTACGTCCCCGGTTCGGCTGGCGCGGCGTGGGGCTGGGCCAGGCCGCCAAGTTGAGCGTCTGGACGCTGGCAACTGCCGCCGTCGGGCAGCTGGCGTTCCTGTACATCATGAGAATTGCCACCATTCCCGGTGCTGAGCGCCTGCGTTTGGACAACGCCGGGGACAAGGCGGCTGCCGCGGTCCTGCCCGGTAACGCTGTCCTGGAAGTCGCGAGCCAGCTGTACTTGCTGCCACACTCCATCATTGCCCTGTCCCTGGCAACTGTCCTCTTTAACCGGATGACGCGTGCGTCGCAGGACGGCAACAAAGCCGAACTGCGCGAAGCCCTGTCCCACGGACTCCGCACCATGGCCGTGGCCACGGTCTTCGGTGCCCTGGCGCTTTTCGCCTTGGCAGGTCCGCTGGGCATGTTCTTCTCCGGCGGCGAGCCGCAGGACGGCGTCATGCTGGCCCAGACGCTCACCATACTTGCCCTCAGCACACCCTTCCTGAGCGCAAACTTCATGATGTCCCGCGTGTTTTACGCCAACGAGGACGCCCGCACGCCCCTGTATGTCCAGCTGTGGCTGGCGATCATCTACGTGGTGGGCGCATTCTTCATCCAGTTCCTCCCCGTCGGCCAGATCATCTACGCGATCGCCATTCTCTACACACTGGGCAACATCCTGTCCGTGGTGATCAGCGTGGTGTTCCTGCGGCGCCTGCTGGGTCACCTCGACGGTCCCCGCATCGCCAACTCGTATATCCGGATGGGCTACGCAGGCCTGGGTTCTGCGCTGGCCGGTGCAGGAGCCTTGTGGCTCTTGGGTAGTTACCGCGCCGACGGCTTCGCGTGGAGCAGCCGCCCGGCCGCCCTGGTGACGGTGGTCGTCGTCGGGCCGGTCATGCTGATTGCGTACCTGATCCTTCTCCGCGTCTTCCACGTCACGGAATTACGCGACCTCCTGCGCCCACTCATGGGTCGTCTGGGTCGAGGCACACCCGCACCAGTTACCGGCGCAGCAACAGAAAGCCCGACGCCGGCACGCGCCACAGTCTCCGACGATACCGGTTTGATTCCGCGCATCTCCGGTGAATTTGACGCTGCCTCGTTCAGGGCCGGACCCGCGCTTGCACCCCAGCGCTCCAGCGACCCCACCGAGCCAGCCGCGGAAGTCCCATCAGAGGCGCCGAAGACCTACCTGCCGGAGGAGGAAACGCCCAGCACAGCTCGTGGCGGCAAATTCAAACCACAGGTACCGCTGCCGGGCCGGCGCACCTACCAAGGCGACGCCGGACAGAATCCATACTTCCCCGCGCGCGGAAACCACAGGAAGTGAGCCGGTGCCGCCAACACGGGCGGCGGGCGTCAATCCGTTAGGCTAGAAACGAATATAGGTAGTTGCAAAAGCGGTTCAACCGGTCAGCCGGGTGAGCCATGAGCAGGACCGCAGCTCCCGGACAGCCTAGGAGGAACACGTGTCCCACCCGATCGACGTCGGATCAGTACTTGGCGGCCGCTACAAGGTCACGGCCAATGTATTGACCTCGCATGACCAAGATCAGGTGCTCGACGGCGTGGACCAGGTCCTCAACCGTCCCGTGAGCATCCTTGTTGCCGGTCCTGGAAATGCCGAGCAAGTGGCCCAGAGCGCCCGCGAAGTAGCCACAGGGGAGCGGCCAGGCCACGTTCAGATCCTGGACCTTGGCATCAGTGAAAACACCACGTACCTGATCACCAACCACAGCACCGCCCCGGATCTGCTGGACCTCGTGGTCGCCACCAATCCGCCGTACATCGAGCCGTTCTTTACGGAGACGCTCGGTAGCGAGATCTTCGGCCAGCCGCGGACCTATGAGCCTGAGACGTACGACGGCCTGTACGAGGATGACGAGCACGACGCCGAATACATTCAGTACGACGAAAACGGCTACCCCATCCCGGCGGAGTACGACGATGCGCCCGAGGCTGAGCCTGCTGCACCCGCACGCACAGCGCCGCACGTACCGCCCATGCCCTCGTCCAGCCCGACTTCGCCCAAGAGCGGGATCGCGGGCAAACTCGCTGCGGCTGCCGCCGGTGCCGGAGCAGCGGGCGTTGCCGCCGCTGCAGCGCTGAAGAATTCCGGTTCCAGGAACAACGACGCCGGCGCTGCCGCGAATGCTTCTGCTGGCGCCGGTTCTTCCGATGCTGGTTCCTCGGACGTTGGCCATCGAGCATCGCCTGCTGCCGCGCAGCCCCCCACCCAGGCCGTCTCGTCGCAGCCAGCCAGCCGCGAGCCTGCAACCCGTGAGCCTGTCAATCGTGATTCGGCTGCGGAACCAAAGGTTTCACTGTGGTCCGAAGAGGACTACGGCTTTAGCGACCGGGGTGCAGCCGCTGGCGGTACCGGTGCAGCTGCTGGTGGTCTTGGAAGCCGCGGCAATGACTCCGGTTACGATCGGACGGCAAGCAACTTCCCGGCGTCGTCCGCTGCCGCGGGCAACTACTCGGATGATTATGCGGACGAGGAAGTTTACGAAGATGAGGCTCCTGAGAAGGAACCGCGTTCCCTTCGCTGGCTGGTAGGTGGCCTGCTTGCCGCCGTCCTGGTGGTGGGACTTGTTCTTGCTGTCACTAACCTTGGGAGCCTCCTGCCCAGCGGTGCACCCGCTGCGACGCAGAGCACGTCCGCCCCGCAAACCTCCGCCACGGAATCCGAGGAGCCTGAGCCCACCGAGGCCCCGGCACCCGCTACACCGCCGGCCATCGAAGGGATCACACGCCTTGGCGACTTCCCCTTCGCCGCCACTTATGACAAGGACCTTGCCAGGGCCTTTGACGGTAACGCTGCCAGCTACTGGTCGGACATGGAGTTTGCGTCAGCAAACTGGGGCGGACTCTTCGAAGATATGCCGCTCGTGGTCAAGCTCAAGGAACCCACAGAGGTCAAGTCAGTTGTC is drawn from Arthrobacter sp. 31Y and contains these coding sequences:
- a CDS encoding ABC transporter substrate-binding protein, whose protein sequence is MSHPIDVGSVLGGRYKVTANVLTSHDQDQVLDGVDQVLNRPVSILVAGPGNAEQVAQSAREVATGERPGHVQILDLGISENTTYLITNHSTAPDLLDLVVATNPPYIEPFFTETLGSEIFGQPRTYEPETYDGLYEDDEHDAEYIQYDENGYPIPAEYDDAPEAEPAAPARTAPHVPPMPSSSPTSPKSGIAGKLAAAAAGAGAAGVAAAAALKNSGSRNNDAGAAANASAGAGSSDAGSSDVGHRASPAAAQPPTQAVSSQPASREPATREPVNRDSAAEPKVSLWSEEDYGFSDRGAAAGGTGAAAGGLGSRGNDSGYDRTASNFPASSAAAGNYSDDYADEEVYEDEAPEKEPRSLRWLVGGLLAAVLVVGLVLAVTNLGSLLPSGAPAATQSTSAPQTSATESEEPEPTEAPAPATPPAIEGITRLGDFPFAATYDKDLARAFDGNAASYWSDMEFASANWGGLFEDMPLVVKLKEPTEVKSVVLNQLGGSGGSISVYTNDRPAMDGAKLVGTNSFTSPELTMPLAAPTQTQYVIVVISALPKLAAPKTRFGFGLRLAEVTVQ
- the murJ gene encoding murein biosynthesis integral membrane protein MurJ, whose protein sequence is MSEAKTTQSVQSGEARSSAIMAAGTLVSRFLGFAKTWMLGAALGLGSTINDTFINANNLPNLIFLLVAGGVFNAVLVPQIIKASKAPDRGADYISRLLTLAVLVLLALTALVTLAAPLVIDLTTQGYSEQQKALAVTFAFWCLPQIFFYGLYALLTQVLNAHGAFGPAMWAPILNNLVAITGLGMFIWILGENIYNPHTLDNWGPTQTLLIAGFSTFGVVAQTAILLIPVFRLRLGLRPRFGWRGVGLGQAAKLSVWTLATAAVGQLAFLYIMRIATIPGAERLRLDNAGDKAAAAVLPGNAVLEVASQLYLLPHSIIALSLATVLFNRMTRASQDGNKAELREALSHGLRTMAVATVFGALALFALAGPLGMFFSGGEPQDGVMLAQTLTILALSTPFLSANFMMSRVFYANEDARTPLYVQLWLAIIYVVGAFFIQFLPVGQIIYAIAILYTLGNILSVVISVVFLRRLLGHLDGPRIANSYIRMGYAGLGSALAGAGALWLLGSYRADGFAWSSRPAALVTVVVVGPVMLIAYLILLRVFHVTELRDLLRPLMGRLGRGTPAPVTGAATESPTPARATVSDDTGLIPRISGEFDAASFRAGPALAPQRSSDPTEPAAEVPSEAPKTYLPEEETPSTARGGKFKPQVPLPGRRTYQGDAGQNPYFPARGNHRK